A stretch of the Rosa rugosa chromosome 5, drRosRugo1.1, whole genome shotgun sequence genome encodes the following:
- the LOC133707808 gene encoding protein HOMOLOG OF MAMMALIAN LYST-INTERACTING PROTEIN 5-like isoform X1 — protein sequence MERGLKIPQNKCTKTTNSLLISLMKQLEKLEQKQKYAAWKAADIRKAVKEGRKPQAGPPAACLPTLATIPIWIGLYQALSNVANEIALEGSYKEEFVQGI from the exons ATGGAGCGAGGGCTGAAGATTCCTCAGAACAAGTGCACCAAGACCACCAATTCCCTCCTGATTTCACTCATGAAGCAGCTTGAAAag CTTGAGCAGAAGCAGAAGTATGCGGCTTGGAAAGCAGCAGATATAAGGAAAGCTGTGAAAGAAGGAAGGAAACCTCAGGCTGGCCCCCCTGCAG CTTGTTTACCAACTCTGGCCACAATACCAATCTGGATAGGTCTATACCAAGCTCTTTCGAATGTGGCAAATGAG ATAGCATTGGAGGGCAGTTACAAGGAAGAATTTGTTCAAGGAATTTGA
- the LOC133707808 gene encoding protein HOMOLOG OF MAMMALIAN LYST-INTERACTING PROTEIN 5-like isoform X2, with amino-acid sequence MERGLKIPQNKCTKTTNSLLISLMKQLEKLEQKQKYAAWKAADIRKAVKEGRKPQAGPPAACLPTLATIPIWIGLYQALSNVANEFAAIS; translated from the exons ATGGAGCGAGGGCTGAAGATTCCTCAGAACAAGTGCACCAAGACCACCAATTCCCTCCTGATTTCACTCATGAAGCAGCTTGAAAag CTTGAGCAGAAGCAGAAGTATGCGGCTTGGAAAGCAGCAGATATAAGGAAAGCTGTGAAAGAAGGAAGGAAACCTCAGGCTGGCCCCCCTGCAG CTTGTTTACCAACTCTGGCCACAATACCAATCTGGATAGGTCTATACCAAGCTCTTTCGAATGTGGCAAATGAG TTTGCTGCGATATCTTGA